In Vibrio mangrovi, the DNA window TACAGTTCGGGCAGATACCAGTCTGTATCCGGAAGGTTTCTGGCGGCCTCTGTAAGTCTCTTCTCCATTTCTGGGAGCAGCACCGTACCGGAATGAGGCATACTGACTAAAAGCGAACTATTGCCCTGCCGAAAACTAAATGGCCTGTCGATTTGATTAGACATGACTGATTTCCCCCGCTTTCACCCGTTTTTTCAGCAGATTACCACCAAGCCAGTAGCTGAGTTCCCCCGGACTGGTCACATCCCAACAGACAAAATCAGCGATTTTCCCGACACTCAGTTGCCCGTGGCTTTCCGCCAGCCCCAGTGCCTGTGCTGCATAAGTGGTTGTTGCTGCCAGTGCTTCTTCCGGTGTCAGACCAAACAGAGTGCAGGCCATGTTCATCATCAGACGTAATGAAAGCACCGGAGACGTTCCGGGATTAATATCGGTCGCGATAGCAACAGGAACATGATAGCGACGTAACAGATCCACCGGAGGCTGCCGGGTTTCTTTCAGGGTAAAAAAAGCTCCCGGTAACAACACGGCAACCGTGCCTGATGCATGCATTGCAGCGACATCGTCTTCGGTCATATATTCCAGATGGTCAGCGGAGAGCGCCTGAAAACGGGCAGCCAGACTCGCACCTCCCAGAGAAGAAAGCTGCTCTGCATGGAGCTTGACAGGCAACCCCAAAGACTGTGCAGTTTGAAAGTAGCGTCTGACCTGATCAGGAGTGAATGCGATCGTTTCACAAAATGCATCCACTGCATCCGCGATACCAAGCCGGGCAATCTCCGGCAGTAGCGTCTCACAGAGATAATCAATATAGTCATCGGCCCGGTTGTGATATTCCGGCGGCACTGCATGGGCAGCCAGACAGGTGGTCCGGATATCAACCGGAAACTGTTCTGCCAGCGTTCCCGCGACTTCCAGCATCTTCACCTCATGGGGCACAGACAAACCATAACCTGATTTGATTTCCAGTGTCGTGACACCATCTTGCATCAGAGATTTCAGCCTTCTGCCGGCGGAGACAAGCAACTGCTCATGACTTTCTTCACGGGTTGCCCTGACGGAAGCAGCAATACCACCGCCCTGCCCGGCGATCTCCTGATAGCTTATACCATTGAGGCGCTGCTCAAACTCATGGGCACGATTACCACCAAACACCAGATGGGTGTGGCAGTCGATTAAACCGGGTGTTACCCAGCCACCGTTCAGGTCATGTTCCTGACCGGCCTGATAAAGTGGTAAATCACATCGTGGGCCAATCCATTGAATCCGCCCGTCCCGAACCCCGATCGCTGCATCTGCTATCGTGCTGTATTTACCATTCACCATGGTTGCAGCGTGAAAACCATACCAGAGTGAATCGAATTCAATCTGTTTATTCATAGTGACCACTTGAAGTGCTTGGCAGTAAACCTGCGGGCATGAGTTCGTTGTGTACGGCTTCGGCTAACAGTGCATTAGCTTTCTCAATGTCTGCCGCGAAATACCGGTCTTTGTCATAAAAAGGCACCCGAACACGAAGATCGGCTCTGGCCTGTTCTAACCGTTCCGTCGATTTCAGCGGGGCACGAAAATCCAGTCCCTGCACCGCCGCCAGTATCTCAACGGCCAGAATGCCCCGGGTGTTTTCCGCCATATCTTTTAAACGCCGGGCGGCAAAGGTCGCCATGGAAACGTGGTCTTCCTGATTTGCCGAAGTCGGCAGACTATCCACCGATGCCGGATGAGCAAAGGTTTTATTCTCACTCGCCAATGCGGCAGAAGTGACCTGAGCAATCATGAACCCTGAGTTCACGCCACCATTTTCCACCAGAAACGGGGGCAGTTTACTCAGATGACTATCGATCAGCAGTGCCATACGACGCTCCGACAGACTACCGATTTCTGCAATCGCAAGCGCCAGATTATCGGCCGCAAAGGCCACCGGTTCTGCATGGAAGTTCCCGCCGGAAATAATGTCACCCTGCTCGGCAAACACCAGTGGGTTATCCGACACTGAATTTGCCTCTACAAGTAATGTCTTCGCTGCATGTCTGATCTGCTCTAAGCACGCACCCATCACCTGCGGCTGACAGCGTAAAGAGTAAGGGTCCTGCACTTTTTCACAGCCTGAATGGGATTCCCCCAGTTCACTGTTCTCAGTCAACAGATGCCGGAAAG includes these proteins:
- the hutI gene encoding imidazolonepropionase is translated as MNKQIEFDSLWYGFHAATMVNGKYSTIADAAIGVRDGRIQWIGPRCDLPLYQAGQEHDLNGGWVTPGLIDCHTHLVFGGNRAHEFEQRLNGISYQEIAGQGGGIAASVRATREESHEQLLVSAGRRLKSLMQDGVTTLEIKSGYGLSVPHEVKMLEVAGTLAEQFPVDIRTTCLAAHAVPPEYHNRADDYIDYLCETLLPEIARLGIADAVDAFCETIAFTPDQVRRYFQTAQSLGLPVKLHAEQLSSLGGASLAARFQALSADHLEYMTEDDVAAMHASGTVAVLLPGAFFTLKETRQPPVDLLRRYHVPVAIATDINPGTSPVLSLRLMMNMACTLFGLTPEEALAATTTYAAQALGLAESHGQLSVGKIADFVCWDVTSPGELSYWLGGNLLKKRVKAGEISHV
- the hutH gene encoding histidine ammonia-lyase, producing the protein MLELTLQPGNITLAELRQISREPVRISLDKQAIAGIHASTEVVNRVIAEDQAVYGINTGFGLLANTRIAAEDLDQLQRSIVLSHAAGIGEFMSDATVRLMMVLKVNSLARGYSGIRLSVIEAIITLINKEIYPCVPQKGSVGASGDLAPLAHMSAVLLGEGQARYKGEIISGQAALAIAGMAPIQLAPKEGLALLNGTQASTAFALEGLFSAEDLYASAIVCGSLSVEAALGSRRPFDERIHAVRGHRGQIDAAAAFRHLLTENSELGESHSGCEKVQDPYSLRCQPQVMGACLEQIRHAAKTLLVEANSVSDNPLVFAEQGDIISGGNFHAEPVAFAADNLALAIAEIGSLSERRMALLIDSHLSKLPPFLVENGGVNSGFMIAQVTSAALASENKTFAHPASVDSLPTSANQEDHVSMATFAARRLKDMAENTRGILAVEILAAVQGLDFRAPLKSTERLEQARADLRVRVPFYDKDRYFAADIEKANALLAEAVHNELMPAGLLPSTSSGHYE